The proteins below come from a single Kitasatospora sp. NBC_00315 genomic window:
- a CDS encoding peptidylprolyl isomerase codes for MVTSEQRRRQLAREKYERQAERRAEAQKHTRRRNAIIGAALAVVVLAGGGALIGGVFDSDAKKTPSAQAAPTPAATATTPAVRKAVDGCAAPADGKPNAKQWAAEPAMTVDAKAAYTATLDTNCGKVTIALDAAKAPHTVNSFAFLSGEQYFDHVKCHRLTTDGIFVLQCGDPTGSGSGGPGYQFADENLTGATYPAGTVAMANAGAGTNGSQFFLVYKDTQLPPSYTPFGKITGGLDVLTKIAAAGTLDGGTDGAPMADVTLNAVTTAKG; via the coding sequence GTGGTCACCAGCGAACAGCGGCGGCGGCAGCTCGCCCGCGAGAAGTACGAGCGTCAGGCCGAGCGCCGCGCCGAGGCACAGAAGCACACCCGGCGCCGCAACGCGATCATCGGCGCCGCGCTCGCGGTCGTCGTGCTCGCCGGCGGCGGCGCCCTGATCGGCGGCGTCTTCGACTCGGACGCCAAGAAGACCCCGTCCGCGCAGGCGGCCCCCACCCCGGCCGCCACCGCGACCACCCCGGCGGTGCGCAAGGCCGTGGACGGCTGCGCCGCCCCGGCCGACGGCAAGCCGAACGCCAAGCAGTGGGCGGCGGAGCCGGCCATGACGGTGGACGCCAAGGCCGCCTACACCGCGACCCTGGACACCAACTGCGGCAAGGTGACGATCGCGCTGGACGCCGCCAAGGCGCCGCACACCGTGAACTCCTTCGCCTTCCTCTCCGGCGAGCAGTACTTCGACCACGTGAAGTGCCACCGCCTCACCACCGACGGCATCTTCGTGCTGCAGTGCGGTGACCCGACCGGCTCCGGCTCGGGCGGCCCGGGCTACCAGTTCGCCGACGAGAACCTGACCGGTGCGACCTACCCGGCGGGCACCGTCGCGATGGCCAACGCCGGTGCGGGCACCAACGGCAGCCAGTTCTTCCTGGTCTACAAGGACACCCAGCTGCCGCCGAGCTACACCCCGTTCGGCAAGATCACCGGTGGCCTGGACGTGCTCACGAAGATCGCCGCGGCCGGCACCCTGGACGGCGGCACGGACGGCGCCCCGATGGCCGACGTCACGCTCAACGCGGTGACCACCGCGAAGGGTTGA
- a CDS encoding GNAT family N-acetyltransferase encodes MALRTRVETPADVPATRRVHMAAFPGPDEADLVDALRGDPAWLPELSVVAVNGAGLVLGHALLTRLRIGDGQGLALAPVAVAPEWQRKGVGELVVRAALAAAAEAGERLVVVLGDPDYYGRFGFVAAGEYDITGPFEVPEAYFQALVLPAYDGGPRGRCDYPAPFETV; translated from the coding sequence ATGGCCCTGCGCACGAGAGTTGAGACCCCTGCGGACGTCCCGGCGACAAGACGGGTCCACATGGCCGCCTTCCCGGGGCCCGACGAGGCCGATCTGGTGGACGCGCTGCGAGGTGACCCGGCCTGGCTGCCCGAACTGTCCGTGGTCGCCGTCAACGGCGCCGGACTCGTCCTCGGGCACGCCCTTCTGACGCGTCTGCGGATCGGCGACGGGCAGGGCCTGGCGCTCGCACCGGTCGCGGTGGCCCCCGAGTGGCAGCGCAAGGGCGTCGGCGAACTGGTCGTACGGGCCGCCCTCGCGGCCGCGGCCGAGGCCGGGGAGCGACTGGTCGTCGTCCTCGGCGATCCGGACTACTACGGCAGGTTCGGGTTCGTGGCGGCGGGCGAGTACGACATCACCGGCCCGTTCGAGGTTCCGGAGGCCTACTTCCAGGCGCTCGTCCTGCCCGCCTACGACGGCGGCCCGCGCGGGCGGTGCGACTACCCCGCGCCGTTCGAGACGGTCTGA
- the hisS gene encoding histidine--tRNA ligase has product MSTFNAPKGTYDLLPPSSATYLAIRERLSAPLRRAGYGYIETPVFEDVKLFSRGVGESTDIVNKEMYTLTTKGGDELALRPEGTASVVRATLQANLHKLGNLPVKLWYSGSFYRYERAQKGRYRQFAQIGAEAIGTEDPALDAEVIILADDAFRSLGLRGYSLLLNSLGDKQCRPVYRTALVEFLAGLDLDEDTRRRAAINPLRVLDDKRESVQAQLTDAPRLRDFLCEDCKAYDEQVRELLTAAGVAFVDDPKLVRGLDYYTRTTFEFVHNGLGAQSAIGGGGRYDGLSEMLGGPALPSVGWGLGVDRTYLAMEAEEIVLDLPATTSVYAVALGEEAKNVLFAKVTELRRAGVATDLAFGVKGIKNAMKSADRSGARWALVAGDRDLAEGVVQLKDMTTGEQNPVALDALVTTLKEKQQ; this is encoded by the coding sequence TTGAGCACCTTCAACGCCCCCAAGGGCACCTACGACCTGCTGCCGCCGAGCTCCGCGACCTACCTGGCGATCCGCGAGCGCCTGAGCGCGCCACTGCGCCGGGCCGGCTACGGCTACATCGAGACCCCGGTCTTCGAGGACGTCAAGCTCTTCTCCCGCGGTGTGGGCGAGTCCACCGACATCGTCAACAAGGAGATGTACACCCTCACCACCAAGGGCGGCGACGAGCTCGCGCTGCGGCCCGAGGGCACCGCCTCGGTCGTGCGGGCCACCCTCCAGGCCAACCTGCACAAGCTCGGCAACCTGCCGGTCAAGCTCTGGTACTCGGGCTCCTTCTACCGCTACGAGCGGGCCCAGAAGGGCCGCTACCGCCAGTTCGCCCAGATCGGCGCCGAGGCGATCGGCACCGAGGACCCGGCGCTCGACGCCGAGGTGATCATCCTCGCCGACGACGCCTTCCGCTCGCTCGGCCTGCGCGGCTACTCGCTGCTCCTCAACAGCCTCGGCGACAAGCAGTGCCGTCCGGTCTACCGCACCGCCCTGGTCGAGTTCCTGGCCGGCCTGGACCTGGACGAGGACACCCGCCGCCGGGCCGCGATCAACCCGCTGCGCGTGCTGGACGACAAGCGCGAGAGCGTGCAGGCCCAGCTCACCGACGCGCCCAGGCTGCGCGACTTCCTCTGCGAGGACTGCAAGGCGTACGACGAGCAGGTGCGCGAGCTGCTCACCGCCGCCGGCGTCGCCTTCGTGGACGACCCCAAGCTGGTCCGCGGCCTGGACTACTACACCCGCACCACCTTCGAGTTCGTGCACAACGGCCTCGGCGCCCAGTCCGCGATCGGCGGCGGCGGTCGCTACGACGGCCTCTCCGAGATGCTCGGCGGCCCCGCGCTGCCGTCCGTCGGCTGGGGCCTCGGGGTGGACCGCACCTACCTGGCGATGGAGGCCGAGGAGATCGTCCTCGACCTGCCCGCCACCACCTCCGTCTACGCCGTCGCGCTCGGCGAGGAGGCCAAGAACGTCCTGTTCGCCAAGGTCACCGAGCTGCGCCGGGCCGGCGTCGCCACGGACCTGGCATTCGGCGTCAAGGGCATCAAGAACGCCATGAAGTCCGCCGACCGGTCGGGTGCCCGCTGGGCCCTGGTCGCCGGCGACCGCGACCTCGCCGAAGGCGTCGTCCAGCTCAAGGACATGACCACCGGCGAGCAGAACCCCGTCGCCCTGGACGCACTCGTCACCACCCTGAAGGAGAAGCAGCAGTGA
- the aspS gene encoding aspartate--tRNA ligase produces MIRTHDAGTLRAEHAGTTVTLAGWVARRRDHGGVAFIDLRDASGTVQIVVRDLDSVHGLRAEYCVKVTGDVRVRPEGNENTEIPTGAVEVVVSAIEVLSEAAPLPFPVAEYEPGTVNEEVRLRYRYLDLRREGPARALRLRSKVNHVIRTVMEENGFLDIETPYLTRSTPEGARDFLVPVRLQPGHWYALPQSPQLFKQLLMVAGMEKYYQIARCFRDEDFRADRQPEFTQLDIEASFVDQEDILALGEKTVAAIWREVHGYEIPNPLPRMTYADAMNRYGSDKPDVRFGQELTDLTEYFKGTEFRVFQAPYVGAVVMPGGASQPRKQLDAWQDWAKARGARGLAYVVIDAETGELRGPVAKNLNEEHLAGLAAAAGAKNGDAIFFAAGKKTPSQELLGAARLEIGRRCELIDESQWAFLWVVDFPMFEPIEDDKGQFQGWHAVHHPFTAPTAESLATFDTDPGNALSNAYDLVLNGSELGGGSIRIHQRDVQKRAFDAIGLSEEEAQSQFGFLLDAFNYGPPPHGGVAFGLDRIVTLLGGYDTIRDVIAFPKTSTGGDPLTGAPTPITVAQRREAGVDSKPRLKGETEQQA; encoded by the coding sequence GTGATCCGCACGCACGACGCGGGCACGCTCCGCGCGGAGCACGCCGGCACCACCGTCACCCTGGCCGGCTGGGTCGCCCGCCGCCGCGACCACGGCGGCGTCGCCTTCATCGATCTGCGCGACGCCTCCGGCACCGTGCAGATCGTGGTGCGCGATCTGGACTCCGTGCACGGCCTGCGCGCCGAGTACTGCGTCAAGGTCACCGGCGACGTCCGGGTCCGCCCGGAGGGCAACGAGAACACCGAGATCCCGACCGGCGCCGTCGAGGTCGTGGTCAGCGCCATCGAGGTGCTCTCCGAGGCCGCCCCGCTGCCGTTCCCGGTCGCCGAGTACGAGCCGGGCACGGTCAACGAGGAGGTCCGCCTCCGGTACCGCTACCTGGACCTGCGCCGCGAGGGCCCGGCCCGCGCGCTGCGCCTGCGCTCCAAGGTGAACCACGTCATCCGCACGGTGATGGAGGAGAACGGCTTCCTCGACATCGAGACGCCGTACCTCACCCGCTCCACCCCCGAGGGCGCCCGCGACTTCCTCGTCCCGGTCCGCCTGCAGCCGGGCCACTGGTACGCCCTGCCGCAGTCGCCCCAGCTGTTCAAGCAGCTGCTGATGGTGGCCGGGATGGAGAAGTACTACCAGATCGCCCGCTGCTTCCGGGACGAGGACTTCCGCGCCGACCGGCAGCCGGAGTTCACCCAGCTGGACATCGAGGCGTCCTTCGTCGACCAGGAGGACATCCTGGCCCTCGGCGAGAAGACCGTCGCCGCCATCTGGCGCGAGGTGCACGGGTACGAGATCCCGAACCCGCTGCCCCGGATGACCTACGCGGACGCCATGAACCGCTACGGCTCCGACAAGCCGGACGTCCGCTTCGGCCAGGAACTGACCGACCTCACCGAGTACTTCAAGGGCACCGAGTTCCGGGTCTTCCAGGCCCCGTACGTCGGCGCGGTCGTCATGCCCGGCGGCGCCTCGCAGCCGCGCAAGCAGCTCGACGCCTGGCAGGACTGGGCCAAGGCCCGCGGTGCCCGCGGTCTCGCCTACGTCGTCATCGACGCCGAGACCGGCGAGCTGCGCGGCCCGGTCGCCAAGAACCTCAACGAGGAGCACCTGGCCGGCCTCGCCGCCGCCGCCGGGGCCAAGAACGGCGACGCGATCTTCTTCGCGGCCGGCAAGAAGACCCCCTCGCAGGAGCTGCTCGGCGCCGCCCGCCTGGAGATCGGCCGCCGCTGCGAGCTGATCGACGAGTCGCAGTGGGCCTTCCTCTGGGTGGTCGACTTCCCGATGTTCGAGCCGATCGAGGACGACAAGGGGCAGTTCCAGGGCTGGCACGCCGTCCACCACCCCTTCACCGCCCCGACCGCCGAGTCGCTGGCCACCTTCGACACCGACCCGGGCAACGCGCTCTCCAACGCGTACGACCTGGTGCTCAACGGCTCGGAGCTGGGCGGCGGTTCGATCCGTATCCACCAGCGCGACGTGCAGAAGCGGGCGTTCGACGCGATCGGTCTCTCCGAGGAGGAGGCGCAGTCGCAGTTCGGCTTCCTGCTGGACGCCTTCAACTACGGCCCGCCGCCGCACGGTGGTGTCGCGTTCGGCCTGGACCGCATCGTCACCCTGCTGGGTGGGTACGACACCATCCGGGACGTCATCGCCTTCCCGAAGACGTCCACCGGCGGTGACCCGCTGACCGGCGCGCCCACGCCGATCACGGTGGCCCAGCGGCGCGAGGCGGGCGTGGACTCCAAGCCCAGGCTCAAGGGCGAGACCGAGCAGCAGGCCTGA
- a CDS encoding MBL fold metallo-hydrolase — MFIAGFPAGAWGTNCYLVAPAPGEECVIVDPGHEATQGVEDLIREHRLRPVAVVLTHGHIDHVASVMPICGARGVPAWIHPEDRYMLADPERALGRSLGQQLMGSITVGEPDEVHELKDGSVLELAGLSLTVDHAPGHTGGSVTFRTPAAADVPPVLFSGDLLFAGSIGRTDLPGGSSEAIMRSLARVCLPLDDATVVLSGHGTQTTIGRERATNPYLQQAAGAQGAPGFPRRGM, encoded by the coding sequence GTGTTCATCGCCGGATTCCCCGCGGGCGCCTGGGGTACCAACTGCTACCTGGTGGCGCCCGCTCCCGGCGAGGAGTGCGTCATCGTCGACCCGGGGCACGAGGCCACCCAGGGCGTCGAGGATCTCATCCGCGAGCACCGGCTCAGGCCGGTCGCGGTCGTCCTCACCCACGGGCACATCGACCACGTCGCCTCCGTGATGCCGATCTGCGGCGCCCGCGGGGTCCCGGCCTGGATCCATCCCGAGGACCGCTACATGCTGGCTGACCCGGAGCGCGCGCTCGGCCGCTCGCTCGGGCAGCAGCTGATGGGCTCGATCACCGTCGGCGAGCCGGACGAGGTCCACGAGCTCAAGGACGGCAGCGTCCTGGAGCTGGCCGGGCTGAGCCTCACGGTGGACCACGCCCCCGGCCATACCGGGGGGTCGGTGACCTTCAGGACGCCGGCGGCGGCGGACGTCCCGCCGGTGCTGTTCTCGGGCGACCTGCTCTTCGCCGGCTCCATCGGGCGCACGGATCTGCCGGGCGGCTCCAGCGAAGCGATCATGCGGTCGCTGGCCCGGGTCTGCCTGCCCCTCGACGACGCGACCGTGGTCCTCTCCGGCCACGGCACCCAGACCACCATCGGCCGCGAGCGCGCCACCAACCCCTACCTCCAGCAGGCAGCCGGTGCGCAGGGCGCGCCCGGCTTCCCGCGACGAGGAATGTGA
- a CDS encoding LysR family transcriptional regulator, which produces MDIDTRLLRHFAAVCEEGQLTAAAARLRVSQPALSKQILLLEERLGVELFRRSRGGMTPTAAGNALAAHTTAVLGSWDGALRATRDAAALGGATLRVGFEGGTINLVDHRTVTDFVRRMPGWQVEIRQNSWFDPAAGLTAGEVDLALWHAPHWMAQRYAMSPLGVDDRCVALSAGHRLAGRGVIDFADLLEEPFVAMPQEAGHWRDYWLATEERGGAPARIGAVAHNADEWLAAVACGQGVGISPTTVSRLSTRPGVVFRPVRGLGPSQVGLYWPRERACTPAMTAFVRSCLATVEFAGPHGGATRDVPDRAVPGRSAVDRGVPAQTVSNGAG; this is translated from the coding sequence ATGGATATCGACACCCGTCTGCTGCGCCACTTCGCCGCGGTCTGCGAGGAGGGGCAGCTCACCGCGGCGGCCGCCCGGCTGCGGGTGTCCCAGCCCGCGCTCAGCAAGCAGATCCTGCTGCTGGAGGAGCGTCTGGGTGTGGAGCTCTTCCGGCGCTCACGCGGGGGCATGACCCCCACGGCGGCCGGGAACGCGCTGGCGGCGCACACCACCGCCGTACTCGGATCCTGGGACGGCGCGCTGCGCGCCACCCGGGACGCCGCGGCGCTCGGCGGCGCCACCCTGCGGGTGGGCTTCGAGGGCGGCACGATCAACCTGGTCGACCACCGCACCGTGACCGACTTCGTCCGGCGGATGCCCGGCTGGCAGGTCGAGATCAGGCAGAACAGCTGGTTCGACCCGGCCGCCGGCCTGACCGCGGGTGAGGTCGACCTCGCCCTGTGGCACGCCCCGCACTGGATGGCGCAGCGGTACGCGATGAGCCCGCTGGGGGTCGACGACCGCTGCGTGGCGCTGTCCGCCGGGCACCGGCTGGCCGGGCGCGGCGTCATCGACTTCGCCGACCTGCTGGAGGAGCCCTTCGTGGCGATGCCGCAGGAGGCGGGCCACTGGCGGGACTACTGGCTGGCCACCGAGGAGCGCGGGGGCGCCCCCGCGCGGATCGGGGCGGTCGCGCACAACGCGGACGAGTGGCTGGCGGCGGTGGCCTGCGGGCAGGGCGTCGGCATCTCGCCGACGACCGTCAGCAGGCTGAGCACCCGGCCCGGCGTGGTGTTCCGGCCGGTCCGGGGGCTCGGCCCCAGCCAGGTCGGCTTGTACTGGCCGCGCGAGCGGGCCTGCACCCCGGCGATGACGGCCTTCGTGCGCAGTTGCCTGGCCACGGTGGAGTTCGCCGGTCCGCACGGTGGCGCCACCCGGGACGTCCCGGATCGGGCCGTCCCGGGTCGGAGCGCCGTGGATCGGGGCGTCCCGGCTCAGACCGTCTCGAACGGCGCGGGGTAG